The Miscanthus floridulus cultivar M001 chromosome 6, ASM1932011v1, whole genome shotgun sequence genomic interval GAACAACTTCTTCTGATAGCTTCACTATAAATTAACCACAAGCATCTAGTGAAAGCTGCACATACACATGACATAATTAAAAGGGAGACGTGGATGGTGAGTTtctattcttttcttttctaagcACATGAGGGCAAACCATGTATATCGACATGGTAATGATCTCGATTCTTATAGCTAGGGAATACAATTCACACTATAGATTATTCTATCTTCAGAAAAATCTATTGCCCTGGGACAGGATTTGAAAAATAATCAATGTTATCTAAAGATGTGGCAAAGGGGATCACCTTGTGGAGACTCAAGATGCAATGCCCAGTTTGATGGTGTTTGTCATACATTTGTGCATCCAATGCATCAACAAACATTCTGAAAAGCAACAGCATACTGTAAACACTAATGAAGCATATAGAAAAGCCTGAATTTCTATGGTATGATAGTCCTATCAGGTAAAAGGAATGAACACAGAACAACGCAAGCAAGCAAATAGCGACCAAAAAGACTTTGTCCGTGTTGATTAACATCTAGGATGCCTGTTATAGCAACATAATCCTTTGAAATGACCAGATACTAGTTGAGAACTAATCCTCTTTTGGACCCTGAGTCAATTAAAGCAAGGCTTTGCTTTAACAGGTAATTTTCCACAAAGTACACAACCCCAAATAATCATTAGCAATATACTGCTAGCAATGCAGACACAAATATGCTTAGATCAGCTACATCCAGGTGCTCATTCACAGTATGTTTGATATACATATAACATCAGATAATAAACCAGTCCATACATATTTTATCTAGCTATACATGTAATAACACTCACTTGATTGTCAGTAAGATTCCAAAAACATAACCCATACCTTGAAAACATAACAAATTCTAGGAATGACCGTGTAGACAAAACCCAACTTTGCATCACAGACCATGTGTCTCCATCATTAGGCATATGTAACAGAGAATCCAGGTCATGATCAAGATGTACACCATACATCCTTTGGAAGGCCTCCAAAACAGCTAGCCTTTGAGGTACGAGTGCAGAGTAGATTAGTTTCATTGTAACAGAATAAAAACCACTATGACAATACCATTGAAAAGCATATAACACAAAGCTGATTACATTAGTTAGGATGGTCATACCCATATATACCATATATGTAGCATATATTAAAGTAACAGATCTCGTAGTTCTGTAACGATGATAAACTGAAATAGGCACTGTCGCACTGAAGAACCCAGAGTACAAAAACCTTCAATGACTACTCCCTTTGTTCCAAATAGTAAATCGTTTTAGCTTTGCCCAAAGTCAAACTTCTCAAGCTTTCATCatgtttatagaaaaatacacaaacatctacaacatcaaatAAGATTCACCAGAGACACCATGAAGTATAttttgatagtgcatttatttgataTTGTAGATGTTTATACATTTggtctataaacttggtcaaagtgagacaaatttgacttaggacaaaactaaaacaaTTTATACTTTGAAACGGGGGGAGTACTGTAAAAGAAAAGAACATAAAATCCTTTAAATGATTGCTCAGTAAATGTTTGATGATTCTTCAAAGAATTGACTATGTGCAGCAGTAACAACAAGGTGCTTTGTTCCCAAGcaaagttggggtaggctaggaAATGAAATCCAACAAGGGactaaaaataaacaaaaaaaaattggacaCAAATTTGCTCAGACCATTACATTTGCAGAGTTGAAAATTAATTCAACACATGAAGCACATTTATCTGGCTAACCTGCAGTTCCCAGCATTGATCGCATCACAGAAGGACCAAAAATCTTTGTTAGTGCGGTTTCTTGGATCTTGATCCATCCGAACCCAAAAATAAAAGGAATCTCCATGCTTTTGAGATTGAACGGCTTCTAAGATTGCAGATTCAGCATTGTTTGACAAGTTTACCTGTTCAGGGAAACAGCTACTCAGTACAAATAAGATGTCAATTGTTCTGGAAGACAATGTGGATTGTTCTCACTGCACTCAATGCACACGTTTCTTACAAAGAAACACTTGCCTACTCATCATGTTATCAATCAGATTCATGAAATCCATGGTACCCAACCAAAAAAGACattaaagaaaagaagaaagagctCCGCTAGCATATATGGCCATGACTGGTTTGTTGGTCTTTGGTCGTTTCTTAGTTTCTTTTCGGTGATTTCTGCTGTACTGGTCATTCCCCTTTAGGAGTCTctctcttcttaatataatgacacTCTGCTCTCCTGTGTGCTcgaggaaaaaaaaaggaaaataaacaTACTTGCTCGTTACCTTTCTTGCTGTAGCTCTCCAGGACTGAAACCCTATCCAAGAATTTTTATGTATTCTGTCAATTCTGTTGGCAAGAGCAAAGAAAGCTCCAAATTCACCAAGAATATCTCTGTAGTAGACATTATTGAGAAGAGGAAGACGAGAAGAAGCATCAATATCATCTGCTCCTGGTCTTCGACCTTTTGAAGACTAACGAAAGAGAGAAGTAAATTATCAACATTATCCATCAAAATATTTGCAAAGCTATACCATATGTTATTCTTGTTAATGTCATATCTGTTCCACTGGTAGTAGTAATTATGCTTATTATAGTTTTAGCAACTATTTTTCCCAAACATAACCAGTCATCAGTAACTATGCCAATTTCAGCAAAGGTAAAATATCTAGTGCAAATCAATTTTTGGGTGCTAAATCAtgaattcaccaagtggattctTGGATGTAGTTTGGATGGATCAGGTTTTGAAAGGGATAGAGGGCACCATATAAGAGTGATGGACTCCACCACCAATGATGAGAAATCAGGTGGTATTCTGCCTTCTTGGCTGATTATAAATCTGTACCActcaaatactccctccattccaaattataggtcgttttggctttactatatatctagacatagtgtatacctaggtgcatagcaaaagctatgtacctagaaaagccataACAacctataatttgggatggagggagtatcatCCAATGACACACATGGGAGTTTACACATCATCACCTAAAAAACCTCCAGAGGAGTTAAATTACAAAATTATTGCTATATTCAAATACCATTCATCAAAGGCTTAtctaagcaaaaaaaaaattattagaCCAGAATTTGAAGAGTCCCTTAGCATGTAGTGGAATGTATTACTCGAAATATTTTAAGGACCAGTTAAAATCTTCGAATTTGCAAAATTTTGTTAATCTATGTGTTTATAGCTCATATCCTCAATGTTAGAATTGTCTGTCAAATGAGTTTATAACATCAAAATTGTCTAAACGCATCTTTGGAAGATTCAAGCTGACCACAATTATTTATTGTGCTTAGTGGTAACAACAGCTTACCAGGCCAACTCCACGATAAAGAGAGCTCTGTTGCAGAAAGGGCCAGGTCCCCTCCCCAAAGAAAGGCTCATATATACAAAGTGGCTGACCTGTCCGCTCAAGCTCCTTGTCATCTCTTTCATGCAATTCATTTTTTAACCTCTCTACCCTTTTCACATTTCTGTACACCTCCTCCCATGTTCCATGCGGTTGGTCATTCCTGTCCTTCAACTACATAACAATCAACTCCAGTTACTTACTTCAaagcatttttttaaaaaaaaaaaagaaagagagaaagaaataaTGAATGACTGCAAACTATTGCTGAATATGAAACATTTGCATTTTACCTCGTCTTCCTCCATTTTTCTTTTGATGTCCATAACCTCATTTGCTCTCTGTTCCTCCCAGGCAATTGCAGAGAATGCGTCACTGGTCTTTGTTGTACTCAAAGAAGAGTTTTCCATTTGGTTTCCATGCCACTCCTGCTCTAGTTTCTGGAGTATCTTGTAGCCAGACAAACTTGTATTCATACGGTGTAAATGCTTCACATCCTCGAATAGGTGCCATTTCCACTCCTGTTTCAGAGCTAAAGGTATCTCACCAGCAGTTAAAGGACTCAGTGCATCAGTGGGGAACTTGACAATATTTTCCAATAGCACAGCATAGCCTTCAATGGTCTCAGAAGCCATAAGATTCTTGGCATGGGCCTTCCCAGCTGAAGCAATTTTTTGCCCTGAAACAGACACTTTACCATTCAACACTGCTCGAAGAAGAACTTGAGCTAACATGCCAATATTCTTTCTTGGAAACAGAAGTCCGTTTACTCCATCATCGATCTACGCCATATGACAACCATGTTAGTTTATTTAGAATACTATACGCAGTCATCAGTATTTGAAACTAGAGCTGAATCACAATCTAATATGAGGTGCCATCACGAACATACATGTTTTCTAATAATTGCAAGATCTGGAGCTATAACCAGCTTCTCAAGACTCATAGCTTGGACTAGCACACTGGGGAATAATTGCTCCTCGAGACAAGAATAATATATAACAAGGTCAGCTGTACTAAGGAGGTTGTCCTTATCTTCAGCAGCAACATGCTCCACTGCACCTCTTGGGAAGCCAACACTTAGAGCAACAGACTATCATGAACCAGAAAACTAATACACGGTTAGATACAATTTAAAGCAATCAGACTGTAAATAACAGTTCACATGATCAGACAGGGCATGAGAATAATAACCTCAAGGGCCATCCTATGCTTCTCAGTTATGTTCCCAGTGAAGATCTTTACTTTCAGTTCAGATTGTGTGCTATTCTCAGAGTGATATCTCTGTAACAAAGGACTTACTGCTTGCAAGACAAGCGCCTCTTCCATCAAATTATCACCATATGAAAATGGACTACCAACAATAGCAATTAAAAAATCTTTGGGACTCGAGCCCAAGCTGATCCTCACATCTTCATGGTAACTTTTACCAATAAAGCTGTCAACCTGAAATGCTTCTGAGGGGGGGCCTGGAATCACGAAATAGTTACCAGAATCAAATGCAGCATACATCACCTGCAGGGAAATATTTAATTATACTTTTAGGTCAGAGGATCTTCATCTATATGACAATGACTCAATGATTGTTGAAATCACAATCAGATCAGAAGTAAATACCGGTAATATATAGTTTGGGAAAACTATAACATTTGCCCTGCTGAATACATCTTTCCAAGCATTTATGAGCTGAACCATTCCACTCGCATTATATTCTTTAGCACGATGTGCAAGAGAATATTCATGCACAGTCCAAATGATAGGTATGGATTTGAAAGGCTCGTGCAGAAGACTGTAGGAAGGCACAGACACATGGTCCAAATCAAACATCTGACTTTGAGAAAGTATTCTATCAATTTCAAACAGAACAAACTATGGTCATACAATTCTAGTTATCTAATACTACCTTGAGAATACTGGTCTTGCCTCAATAGAATTGACAAGTATGCCATCATAGCTGCAGAAATAATGCAAATAAACCTGATGAGGAAATAATTAGAAAGTGAGGCTGAGGCCACATATCTTATCAGTAAAAGCAGGACGGAACACAATATACAGTAACTAAGAAGAAAACAACAGGAGAGATAGCTTCTGAAACTTACTCTAACCAATCTACAAAAATAGGTAAGTTTGTGTCCTCAGGTAGTATGCTCACTGGTACTCCAATGGCTCTCCAGATGTTACCACATGGGCCATCCTCAAGTGAGAAAACCTGAATTGACATTTTGTAAAGGAAATTAAAGGCAGCAGTTTAGAGAAAGTATTTGGATGTACATGATAATGActaagaaaaataataatatatatataggaaaCCTTAACTCAGATACTAGGATCTAGTAATAGTATGGAAACTAGCAACACTAGCATCTCCCAAAAACAAGTACAGACGGTCAAGTCAGaaagagccaaaaaaaaaaaggtgataCAACATAAGTTGAGTCATTGGCCAAACTTAGCAGCATACTGTGTAAAAGGGCAATACTCCAAGTATCATTATCAAAAAATTATGTGCATACGTCAAGAAGTTAATACAAACAAAGCAACATGCCAGCATCTTGGTTAAGTACATTAGATATGCTGAATCTTATTTTGATGAGTCTCATTATGTTTCTTGGTAATATGGAAGTCTAAAAATGTAGCTAATTAACAACCTCTGCAGGTAACATTTTATATTACACACAAAAAAGGTAAAACTACCAGTTCTTTGCACATTTTAGCACAGAAGACTATACACCAAAGAGGCAAAGCTGATCAATCTGGATACCAATATGCTTCCAAGTTCTGACAGGAACTTAGTAGAGGAAGCAACTCTCAGGACAAAACATAGGAGAGGAAGCAAATTCAGCGAAAAGGATTGCACCTCCAATTTAGCCCTTGAATTTTTTTCCATACCACAGAAACTGCACTGACACAAACCTAGCAAAATACAATCTGCATTACATTACTTCAACATGAGGACACCAAACTGCAGAGCATTTAACTGCCACGAGTCAATTGAAGTAACCTCACAGTTAGCTTTGTGTATCTTCCTTGTACATCTCTAGAAAGTAGAAACTAGAACACAGAAACCAACAACGAGGCTCATGCATTACTGAATAGGTGCATACATCATACATGGCAAGTTGGCAACCCAACTTGCTCAAAAATATTGACGATTAAGGACAACAGCCCAGCTTAACCATGAAGTCATGTCCAGTTTTTTCACAACCAACTGTTAGAAGCAAAATCTAACAAAACAAACACAAGGGCACACGTTGCACTCAATCAGTGCAGTGCCTCCACTAACTTGTCTGACGAGCAACAAGTAAATTGCTAGCCTATGGTTCAGGAGACAGCATTTCAGTGACGCACCTTCATTTCGTAGCCCATGGCCTCCAGCACCGAGGCGACGCTAACCATCTGAAGCTGCATTGCGCTGGGATACAGGTCACCGAACACCTGCGGAAAGCTCAACCGCGAGCGGCGAGAAAAATCAGAAACCACATGGCAAAAAGCCAATCCCCAACCCATACAAATCCTCCCCCACGCGACGCCAGGAATCCTCAGTAGTAGTACTCACCATGGCAAGCCGCGGCTTCCGTACCCCGAGCCTCGTCACGGGCGTCCCGAGCTccgccaagctcttggcctcctcccTCCGCTCCCTCGCCCATTTCTCCCTCAGCCTGGTCGGCTCGAACTCGAACGCGACGCCCGCCTCCCACCGGACGCGGCCGCCGCGGTCCTCAGCAgtcccgcctccgcctccgcctccgacgCGTCCCGGTCCCGCGCGGCGCGAGGGGAGCGTCAGCCTGGGCCGCTCGACGACGACGTCCGACCCCGGGAGGAACGCGACGAAGACGATGGCGACGAagaagaaggcggcggcggcgaccatgCACTGGAGATAGTCCACCTTCTCGAGCAGCAGGAAGCGCGCGAGCCTGGATCTCGCCCGCACCTTccgcgcgctgccgccgccgacgATGCCAGCCCGCAGCGCCGGGCCCGGACCGCGCTTGTAGCtccccgccgcggccgcggccccgTTGTCGAGGGAGCCCATGCCGAAGCGCCAAGGCTGAGCCGCGCGCTGCCGCTCCTTCCTAGGGTTCCGCGGCCATCGTCGATTGGTTGGTCGTGTAGACGAGAGCGAGCAATGGATTGGCAGTGAAGCGACTGCGCTAAGACTCGTGAGCGAGAGCGGGGCgcacctactactactactactcccgcAGCGAGGCGTTGCGTTTCGTTGAGCTTGTTGAGATGGggaggaaagagagagagagagagagagaggggaaggccAAGCAAGGACCAGAGGAGAGAGAGACAGAGGGGGGGCGAGGACGGCCGATGGCGTTTACAAGGCGCGCAGACGGGCGTCGGATGGAGGTCGGACGGTGGAAGACGGGGCTCTCCACGCGCGGAGCATGGGGCCGCGTGTTTCGGGAGCCGGGGTCGGCGGGTGGGGATGGGTTCACGCCGTCTCGGGCTCCGTAAGCCGCGTACGGAGTAGTAGGCAAGTCCTGCTACTGTCTCTGCGGGTTTTAGCGTGGCAGGTGGGTCCGGAGCCTGACGGGACCCACGTGACATCCTGCGGGTAGGCCAAGTGCCTGGTGGCGTTCGGTTTGTGCAGAGGAGCCTTTGTTTGGGTATTTCGAGTCCAACGACATGTTTTTCTCGAGTACTCCTCCACTGTCCATTGCTGTCGCCAAGCCAGGGATGGAATAATAAGGCCACGTTTAGGTTGATAAATAGTACCATTtttgtcttatttgataaatattgtccaatcatggatcaactaggctcaaaagattcatctcgtgatttccaactaaactatgtaattagttatttttttagctacatttaatactccatgcaagcggctaaaaattgatatgatggagagagagcgaaaaaacttggaattttgaaggaaactaaacaaggcctaaatggaCATTTGCCCGTGCGCATTTTCTCCTGGACACCAAATTTTTGGCAGTGAAAGTATATCCAATCAATTACTCCTACTCTACTCAAGAGATTGCTTAACACTAGCATTATGATTTACGAGCACGCATGGAAAAGTGGCAAGATTTTTGCGGAAAGAAGGTGCTAGCCCCTGAATCCAGAGTCCAGACGGCGCGGCAGCTTTGATTCGTCCGCTCCGCCCGGAAAGTCTTTTGGGGAGCGCACGAAAAGATAACTGGACCGGGTCTGCCTGTCTGTTTTGCTACACGAACGAAACGCGCGTCCT includes:
- the LOC136456248 gene encoding uncharacterized protein isoform X1; translated protein: MGSLDNGAAAAAGSYKRGPGPALRAGIVGGGSARKVRARSRLARFLLLEKVDYLQCMVAAAAFFFVAIVFVAFLPGSDVVVERPRLTLPSRRAGPGRVGGGGGGGTAEDRGGRVRWEAGVAFEFEPTRLREKWARERREEAKSLAELGTPVTRLGVRKPRLAMVFGDLYPSAMQLQMVSVASVLEAMGYEMKVFSLEDGPCGNIWRAIGVPVSILPEDTNLPIFVDWLDYDGILVNSIEARPVFSSLLHEPFKSIPIIWTVHEYSLAHRAKEYNASGMVQLINAWKDVFSRANVIVFPNYILPVMYAAFDSGNYFVIPGPPSEAFQVDSFIGKSYHEDVRISLGSSPKDFLIAIVGSPFSYGDNLMEEALVLQAVSPLLQRYHSENSTQSELKVKIFTGNITEKHRMALESVALSVGFPRGAVEHVAAEDKDNLLSTADLVIYYSCLEEQLFPSVLVQAMSLEKLVIAPDLAIIRKHIDDGVNGLLFPRKNIGMLAQVLLRAVLNGKVSVSGQKIASAGKAHAKNLMASETIEGYAVLLENIVKFPTDALSPLTAGEIPLALKQEWKWHLFEDVKHLHRMNTSLSGYKILQKLEQEWHGNQMENSSLSTTKTSDAFSAIAWEEQRANEVMDIKRKMEEDELKDRNDQPHGTWEEVYRNVKRVERLKNELHERDDKELERTGQPLCIYEPFFGEGTWPFLQQSSLYRGVGLSSKGRRPGADDIDASSRLPLLNNVYYRDILGEFGAFFALANRIDRIHKNSWIGFQSWRATARKVNLSNNAESAILEAVQSQKHGDSFYFWVRMDQDPRNRTNKDFWSFCDAINAGNCRLAVLEAFQRMYGVHLDHDLDSLLHMPNDGDTWSVMQSWVLSTRSFLEFVMFSRMFVDALDAQMYDKHHQTGHCILSLHKDQHCYSRVLELIVNVWAFHSARRMVYVNPETGAMQEQHHLSGRRGQMSVQFFSYTTLKSMDEELAEEFDLDHPDRRWLWPQTGEVFWQGLYERERSMRQQEKERRKQQSREKIQRIKNRARQKTLGKYIKPPPDDTGGSNDTTNSRFVAF
- the LOC136456248 gene encoding uncharacterized protein isoform X2, which gives rise to MGSLDNGAAAAAGSYKRGPGPALRAGIVGGGSARKVRARSRLARFLLLEKVDYLQCMVAAAAFFFVAIVFVAFLPGSDVVVERPRLTLPSRRAGPGRVGGGGGGGTAEDRGGRVRWEAGVAFEFEPTRLREKWARERREEAKSLAELGTPVTRLGVRKPRLAMVFGDLYPSAMQLQMVSVASVLEAMGYEMKVFSLEDGPCGNIWRAIGVPVSILPEDTNLPIFVDWLDYDGILVNSIEARPVFSSLLHEPFKSIPIIWTVHEYSLAHRAKEYNASGMVQLINAWKDVFSRANVIVFPNYILPVMYAAFDSGNYFVIPGPPSEAFQVDSFIGKSYHEDVRISLGSSPKDFLIAIVGSPFSYGDNLMEEALVLQAVSPLLQRYHSENSTQSELKVKIFTGNITEKHRMALESVALSVGFPRGAVEHVAAEDKDNLLSTADLVIYYSCLEEQLFPSVLVQAMSLEKLVIAPDLAIIRKHIDDGVNGLLFPRKNIGMLAQVLLRAVLNGKVSVSGQKIASAGKAHAKNLMASETIEGYAVLLENIVKFPTDALSPLTAGEIPLALKQEWKWHLFEDVKHLHRMNTSLSGYKILQKLEQEWHGNQMENSSLSTTKTSDAFSAIAWEEQRANEVMDIKRKMEEDELKDRNDQPHGTWEEVYRNVKRVERLKNELHERDDKELERTGQPLCIYEPFFGEGTWPFLQQSSLYRGVGLSSKGRRPGADDIDASSRLPLLNNVYYRDILGEFGAFFALANRIDRIHKNSWIGFQSWRATARKVNLSNNAESAILEAVQSQKHGDSFYFWVRMDQDPRNRTNKDFWSFCDAINAGNCRLAVLEAFQRMYGVHLDHDLDSLLHMPNDGDTWSVMQSWVLSTRSFLEFVMFSRISTAILASWS